Proteins found in one bacterium genomic segment:
- a CDS encoding zinc-binding dehydrogenase: MRQVWITRTGEPEVMEVRESTDPSPGPGTVRVRAAAAGVNFADVMIRIGLYPDAPRLPMVPGYEIAGVVDAVGEGVSESRLGEHVLALCGFGGYSDVVCVPSRHTYRLPDGLSLAAAAALPVNYLTAYQMLEVMAPPREGETVLVHGAAGGVGLAAVQLSRLRGARVLGSASPAKHDFLRERGVDFCLDSRQRHFAAEVRAATGGRGVDIALEPRHGRWIRESYEALAPAGRLVLFGFADAARSKRGGRLDVLRTLAGVPWLGLNPIRLMNDNKGVLGVNLGRMWGEQERVAAWMNRLLAWAGEGRIRPHVDRTFPLTDAASAHHYLQDRRNRGKVLLVDEAAVAAGLVAAVPGEEPE; this comes from the coding sequence ATGCGCCAGGTCTGGATCACCCGCACGGGAGAGCCCGAAGTGATGGAGGTGCGCGAATCCACCGACCCGTCGCCCGGGCCCGGAACGGTCCGCGTGCGGGCGGCGGCGGCCGGCGTCAACTTCGCCGACGTGATGATCCGTATCGGACTCTACCCGGACGCGCCGCGTCTGCCCATGGTGCCCGGCTACGAGATCGCCGGGGTCGTCGATGCCGTGGGCGAGGGCGTCTCCGAATCCCGATTGGGCGAACACGTCCTGGCCTTGTGCGGTTTCGGCGGGTACAGCGACGTGGTCTGCGTGCCGTCGCGACACACCTACCGTCTGCCCGACGGCCTGTCGCTGGCCGCCGCGGCGGCGCTGCCCGTGAACTACCTCACCGCCTACCAGATGCTGGAGGTCATGGCGCCGCCCCGCGAGGGGGAGACCGTCCTGGTCCACGGCGCCGCCGGCGGGGTGGGGCTGGCCGCTGTACAGCTGTCGCGCTTGCGCGGCGCACGCGTCCTGGGCAGCGCCTCGCCGGCCAAGCATGATTTCCTGCGGGAGCGGGGCGTCGACTTCTGTCTCGATTCGCGGCAGCGGCATTTCGCGGCCGAAGTGCGCGCCGCCACCGGCGGCCGCGGCGTGGATATCGCCCTGGAACCCCGGCACGGCCGCTGGATACGCGAGAGCTACGAGGCCCTCGCCCCGGCCGGGCGCCTGGTGCTCTTCGGCTTCGCCGACGCCGCCCGATCGAAGCGCGGCGGCAGGCTCGACGTCCTGCGCACGCTCGCCGGCGTGCCCTGGCTGGGGCTGAATCCCATCCGGCTGATGAACGACAACAAGGGCGTGCTGGGCGTGAACCTGGGCCGCATGTGGGGCGAGCAGGAGAGGGTGGCCGCCTGGATGAACCGTCTGCTCGCGTGGGCCGGCGAGGGGCGGATACGACCGCACGTCGACCGCACGTTCCCGCTGACCGACGCCGCCAGCGCCCATCACTACCTGCAGGATCGGCGCAACCGCGGCAAGGTGCTGCTGGTCGACGAGGCGGCCGTGGCCGCGGGTCTGGTCGCCGCGGTGCCGGGGGAGGAGCCGGAGTGA
- a CDS encoding glycosyltransferase family 2 protein: protein MKISACLITLNAAATLDACLASLDFADEILVRDQGSTDETLSICARYGARVVHGEWLGFGPTKAAATAAARNRWVLSIDADERITPELREAIRALPDEPAPAAYAVNRLSRFLGRWMRHGGWHPDWVVRLFDRERAAFNAQSVHESVVTEDRVERLEGLLLHEAYDDLHQWLRKQNLYGSLAAEEAVARGERGSLACAVVRGHLAFARTYLLQQGWREGAHGLALCQLTAFATYLKHLKIWLAARAREDRHT from the coding sequence GTGAAGATCTCGGCCTGCCTCATCACCCTGAATGCGGCCGCGACCCTCGACGCCTGCCTGGCGTCCCTGGATTTCGCCGACGAGATCCTGGTGCGGGACCAGGGCTCCACGGACGAGACCCTCTCCATCTGCGCCCGGTACGGGGCGAGAGTCGTCCACGGCGAGTGGCTGGGTTTCGGACCGACCAAGGCGGCGGCGACGGCGGCGGCGCGCAACCGTTGGGTCCTGAGCATCGACGCCGACGAGCGGATCACTCCCGAGCTGCGCGAGGCGATCCGCGCCTTGCCTGACGAACCGGCCCCGGCCGCCTACGCGGTGAACCGTCTCTCGCGCTTTCTGGGCCGCTGGATGCGGCACGGCGGCTGGCATCCCGATTGGGTGGTCCGCCTGTTCGACCGCGAGCGGGCCGCCTTCAACGCGCAGAGCGTCCACGAGAGCGTCGTGACGGAGGATCGGGTCGAGCGCCTGGAAGGGCTGCTGCTGCACGAAGCCTACGACGACCTGCACCAGTGGCTCCGGAAGCAGAATCTCTACGGCTCCCTCGCCGCCGAAGAGGCCGTCGCCCGAGGCGAACGAGGTTCGCTGGCGTGCGCCGTCGTCAGGGGGCACCTGGCCTTCGCGCGCACCTACCTGCTGCAGCAGGGCTGGCGCGAAGGCGCACACGGGCTGGCTCTCTGCCAGTTGACTGCTTTCGCCACCTATCTCAAGCACCTGAAGATCTGGCTCGCGGCGCGAGCCCGGGAGGACAGGCATACATGA